Proteins co-encoded in one Scomber scombrus chromosome 14, fScoSco1.1, whole genome shotgun sequence genomic window:
- the si:ch211-283g2.1 gene encoding sodium- and chloride-dependent GABA transporter ine: MDEQHSRPTWSRQIEFTLAGIGCAVGLGNVWRFPYLCYRSGGGAFLVPYLLMLVVLGIPLLYMELTVGQYMRWGPVRALANVCPLLKGVGMASVAISFIMCTYYNVVITWALYYLFSSFQAPLPWQNCNNTWNTPNCTNHATNSSYSSTASQEFFKNKMLEQTGGVEEAGVLRWELFLILVLAWILIYFCIFKGVKSTGKVVYFTALFPYVILIALLINNVQLPGAIDGITFFIVPEWDKLLSVEVWVNAAAQIFNSIGIGFGSLMAMSSYNSFNNNVLKDTLTISIINSVTSILAGFVIFSGFGYMSHLQGIPVSELAVDGPGLVYVVYPQAFANMPVSQLWSVMFFFMLLCLGLDSEFAMAEVMVTSLMDEFHQQLLKFFKHKELFILAVCGTACLFGIPCVMQMGIYVFQLMDHYTAIVSIMFLAFFEVIAICWCYGVTRLSDNLEEMTGKRANIFFRLCWLIIAPLLITVILIFSIIQFRPARYEDYVFPPWAQGVGWLIAMASIIWIPLGAIHTLWVLPGSFMQKLKLSITPYSLNETTKTPYYENGGNRGGGYPVMAVTSSISKLDKPPIETNF; the protein is encoded by the exons ATGGACGAGCAGCACAGCAGACCGACATGGAGCAGGCAAATAGAGTTCACTCTGGCTGGCATCGGCTGCGCTGTGGGTCTGGGCAACGTTTGGAGGTTCCCTTATCTTTGCTACAGGAGTGGAGGAG GTGCCTTCCTGGTGCCATACTTGCTTATGCTGGTGGTGTTGGGGATCCCTCTGCTGTACATGGAGCTGACTGTGGGGCAGTACATGAGATGGGGGCCTGTCCGTGCTCTGGCTAATGTCTGTCCACTGTTAAAAG GAGTGGGCATGGCATCCGTGGCCATCTCCTTTATCATGTGCACCTACTACAATGTCGTCATCACCTGGGCCCTTTATTATCTCTTTAGCTCCTTCCAGGCACCTCTACCCTGGCAGAATTGCAACAACACCTGGAACACACCTAACTGTACCAATCATGCCACCAACAGCAGCTACTCGTCCACAGCCAGCCAGGAGTTCTTCAA AAATAAGATGTTGGAGCAGACTGGGGGAGTGGAAGAGGCAGGAGTGTTAAGGTGGGAGCTTTTCCTCATTCTCGTGCTGGCTTGGATCCTCATTTACTTTTGCATCTTTAAGGGTGTGAAATCCACAGGCAAG GTGGTGTACTTTACTGCTCTGTTCCCGTATGTTATCTTGATTGCCCTGCTGATTAATAACGTGCAGCTTCCTGGAGCAATAGATGGGATAACCTTTTTCATAGTGCCAGAGTGGGACAAGCTGCTCTCAGTGGAG GTTTGGGTTAATGCCGCAGCTCAGATTTTTAACTCCATCGGGATTGGTTTCGGCTCCCTCATGGCCATGTCCAGCTACAACTCCTTCAACAACAACGTTCTCAA GGACACCCTGACTATATCCATCATCAACTCTGTCACCAGTATCCTGGCAGGCTTCGTCATTTTCTCTGGTTTTGGATACATGTCTCACCTGCAGGGCATTCCTGTCAGCGAGCTGGCTGTAGATG GTCCAGGACTGGTTTATGTTGTTTACCCACAAGCCTTTGCCAACATGCCAGTGTCTCAGCTCTGGTCCGTGATGTTCTTCTTCATGCTGCTATGCCTTGGACTGGACAGTGAG TTTGCAATGGCTGAAGTAATGGTGACCAGTCTCATGGACGAATTCCATCAACAGCTGCTTAAATTCTTCAAGCATAAGGAGCTGTTTATTCTTGCGGTTTGCGGTACAGCATGCCTTTTTGGGATTCCTTGTGTCATGCAG ATGGGGATCTATGTTTTCCAGCTGATGGACCATTACACAGCCATAGTGTCCATCATGTTTCTTGCGTTCTTTGAGGTTATAGCCATCTGTTGGTGTTATG GTGTGACTCGACTTTCAGACAACCTGGAAGAGATGACTGGAAAGAGAGCAAATATCTTCTTCAGGCTGTGTTGGTTAATAATTGCCCCTTTACTGATCACT GTTATCCTCATTTTCTCCATCATCCAGTTCAGACCGGCCCGCTATGAAGACTATGTCTTCCCTCCCTGGGCTCAGGGGGTCGGCTGGCTCATTGCCATGGCCTCCATCATCTGGATTCCTTTGGGTGCCATTCACACATTGTGGGTGTTACCTGGCTCATTCATGCAG AAACTGAAGCTGTCCATCACACCATACTCCCTGAATGAGACGACAAAAACGccatattatgagaatggaggAAACAGAGGAGGTGGATATCCAGTCATGGCGGTCACCAGCTCCATCTCTAAACTTGACAAACCTCCTATTGAGACAAACTTCTGA